CGGGAACGCGGCCTTTCGCGCAGAGATGCGACAAATGCGCCCGCGTGACGCCGATAATCTGCGCCGCGCTGGAGACGGACATGTATTCATCAGTTACGGAGGATTTTTCTTTTTCCTCAAGTCGGCGCATGGCGAAAAATACGCCGCCCGACACCCTGCCAAGATAGATGTTGGTCAGCCCCTCCGCTTCAGGGTGTATGTTCACGAAGAACTCCTCCGGCAGCTCCGGCGTCCCCTCTCTGTTTTTGAGCGGGTAGAACATTTTCGCGGGACGCCCCTGCACGACGACGAGAAACACTGTACCGTCGCCGGTATAATCCGCTTCGGCCGGCGTGCCGGCGAGCGGGAATTTCTTTATGATTATTTTTTTATCTTTGTCGCTTAACGCTGAAACTGGAAAATACTTTATCATTTTGCTTCTCCTTTATTTTTCTTCACCGCCCGTATCACCGCCGGCAGTTCGTCGTCCGGTCGGACGTTTATCGGGATCGGCGGTATCCAACGGTGTACGAAGCGCCGCTTTTCCGGCTCTTTTCTCGCGCCCGTCCAAAAACCGTGCCAATGGGCGCGGCGGATATGCGGGCGCACTGTCCGCCCTGTCGGCGTTCCGTCGCCGGTATGCCCGCGGCTTTCCGTCGGCGGCGCGAATGACCGTATGGCGGCGCCGATGCGCGCGCCGACGCCCCATTCTGTCGGAGCAGGGCGCGGCAGCCACATTCTGCGCCCGCCTTTCAGTCTTGCGGGCGGTTTCAGCGGCGGGGGGACGCGCCCGTCGTCGTAGTCCGGCTCGTCGCTGCACAGATAGGCGAGCAGCGTGAAAACGAAACGCAGCAGCGCGTCCATCTGGAGATACACCCCGCCGTTCGCTTCCAAGAAGTCTATTATGCCTCTTATGTTTTCGCCGACGCTTTCGCCGAAGAGAACTGTATGCGGAAACGGCATGCCAAGCCCGATGTCGCACAGCAGCATCAGACGTGACGGCGCGCCGCCTTCTCCGTCGTCGCTCCACAGGCGAGCGAAGAATCCGTCGAGATGGCATCGCCCCGCCGTCTCTACCCATATGCTGGGCTCCGGCAGGCGCGCGAATATTTCGCACGGCGTATTTTCCGGCACGCCGCCGGACGCGAGCTCGTCCAACAGCGTTGGGTCGAAACGGTATATCCCTTTCGACAGCCGCCACTGCGCGAGGTGATAGGCGATGTCTGCCGCCATGCGCGCGTCGTCTTCATCGCCTCCGTCCGTCGGGCGCCACGCCGCGTTCCATGTCGCCATCGGCACCATATGCGCGGGCAGCCCCGCCGCCCGCTCGATGCTCTCCCAGAAGGAGCGCACGGGCCGCCCCTGAAACTGCATGTGTTTCGCGCGCGCCTCGAATGTTTCGAGGATTGCGACGGGACGCGGTTTTTCGATCATGTTGCCCTCCTCCTACATTGGGCTATAGCCGATAGCCGTACTCGCCGAAAAGCGGCGAGTAATCCACGGGGTTCTCCATCTCTTCGGGCGTTATGATTTTCGTCGTGTCGGCGGCTTCGTCGACGCAGTCGTAATACAGC
The DNA window shown above is from Synergistes jonesii and carries:
- a CDS encoding AcrVA2 family anti-CRISPR protein; translated protein: MIEKPRPVAILETFEARAKHMQFQGRPVRSFWESIERAAGLPAHMVPMATWNAAWRPTDGGDEDDARMAADIAYHLAQWRLSKGIYRFDPTLLDELASGGVPENTPCEIFARLPEPSIWVETAGRCHLDGFFARLWSDDGEGGAPSRLMLLCDIGLGMPFPHTVLFGESVGENIRGIIDFLEANGGVYLQMDALLRFVFTLLAYLCSDEPDYDDGRVPPPLKPPARLKGGRRMWLPRPAPTEWGVGARIGAAIRSFAPPTESRGHTGDGTPTGRTVRPHIRRAHWHGFWTGARKEPEKRRFVHRWIPPIPINVRPDDELPAVIRAVKKNKGEAK